The Nostoc commune NIES-4072 genome includes a window with the following:
- a CDS encoding WD40 repeat domain-containing protein, protein MKYLGDRTRDNRALTKTDYEKLGRVVGSITKRANQEYDQLVKENPAYENTVRQVMLRMISLQGGELARRQVLKSELVYSSQDENNRVKTVIERFSQARLIVEGSNSEGEPYVEPAHDALVLGWVQLREWKGKDKENLDLQGRLTPAANDWNKDQGNLWTEEESRLSRLRSVINFEQNWLNKVETDFINKSIEEKRKRLAENEQQRDEALEGQISALTALSEARFQDDQLGALIHILKAARILQQLRNSESQWIQEDIRLRTEVVLRQILSKVKEFNRLEDKDIPLSMVSELSFTSNRAILLLDSQGRFVKLEFTTDQQLILMRDSQRIIRFWQSDGTLVERIPPGFSPVKSSSDGQMIAHFVYRTSQSQQEPKANAIRLMNLEGKQVILQKDERDNLMTFAFSPNGQFIASGGWFGELYLWKTDGTTIQQKQTGAGSLNAIDFSPNGDKFATGSRNGEIRLWDQNGDLLRTIEAHRDAIWGVSFSPDGETLASVSTDTTVKIWKTNDGILLTTLNGHRDKVGAVCFNSDGQILASASDEGTVRLWRPNGSKLKGLDDHHTGSVYAVRFNPKQPMIATTSGQGQLILWSQDGRLLRNWEKGHNGTITALDFSPNGRMFVTAAGDREVKVWKLDDDKDKQDFHAHNLGNHTGESHLPTVFGVSFSSDNQTILLGSGSPEGKGYLELCDSESMSCRIIREYDYQVLAVCFSPDGQMFALGKGDGSVELWRKEEDNFKLLRNFNQHDNLVLVVCFSPDGKLLATGSADKTVKLWQIDNILNNTNSITVTPTKIFAHTDQVTAVRFSPNDDMIATASNDKTVKLWNLDGNLKKTLHGHNDQINALDFSTDGQTLASGSNDKTVILWDLKLELGLDQLIDYGCEWISDYLTNNPNVSESDRQLLCLENFPNLKYDSQKWI, encoded by the coding sequence TTGAAGTATTTAGGCGATCGCACCAGAGATAACCGCGCCTTAACAAAAACAGATTACGAAAAGTTGGGAAGAGTGGTTGGTTCTATAACCAAGCGTGCTAACCAGGAATACGATCAGTTAGTTAAAGAAAACCCCGCCTATGAAAACACAGTGCGACAGGTAATGTTGCGGATGATTTCATTGCAGGGTGGGGAGTTAGCACGGCGACAGGTTTTAAAGTCTGAATTGGTTTACTCTTCTCAGGACGAAAATAATCGCGTAAAAACAGTCATCGAACGCTTTTCTCAAGCCCGTTTAATCGTTGAAGGTTCTAATTCTGAAGGGGAACCTTATGTGGAACCAGCCCATGATGCTTTGGTACTGGGATGGGTTCAATTAAGAGAGTGGAAAGGAAAGGACAAGGAAAACTTAGACTTACAAGGACGTTTAACACCTGCTGCTAATGATTGGAACAAAGATCAAGGAAATCTTTGGACAGAAGAAGAGAGTCGCCTTTCGCGGTTAAGATCAGTTATTAACTTTGAGCAGAACTGGTTAAACAAAGTAGAAACAGATTTTATCAACAAGAGTATTGAGGAGAAGCGGAAGAGACTGGCAGAAAACGAACAGCAACGAGACGAAGCACTGGAAGGTCAAATTAGTGCCTTAACTGCCTTATCTGAAGCTCGTTTTCAAGACGATCAACTTGGGGCATTGATACATATTTTGAAAGCAGCCAGAATACTCCAACAACTGAGAAATTCAGAATCGCAGTGGATACAAGAAGACATCCGTCTTCGCACTGAGGTAGTCTTGCGGCAAATCCTTTCCAAAGTCAAAGAATTTAATCGTTTGGAGGACAAGGACATACCATTAAGCATGGTTTCAGAATTGAGTTTTACTTCCAATAGAGCGATTCTTTTGCTGGATAGCCAGGGACGATTTGTAAAATTAGAATTTACTACCGACCAACAACTCATTCTGATGCGGGATAGCCAAAGGATAATTAGATTTTGGCAGTCAGATGGTACTTTGGTAGAGAGAATACCACCAGGTTTCTCTCCAGTAAAATCGAGTTCTGATGGTCAGATGATTGCTCACTTTGTATATAGAACATCGCAATCTCAACAAGAACCAAAAGCAAACGCTATCAGACTTATGAACCTAGAAGGGAAACAGGTAATTCTCCAAAAGGACGAACGTGATAACTTAATGACATTTGCTTTTAGCCCCAATGGACAGTTTATTGCCTCTGGAGGTTGGTTTGGCGAGTTATACCTCTGGAAAACAGACGGAACGACAATACAACAGAAACAAACAGGGGCAGGTTCACTGAACGCCATAGATTTTAGTCCGAATGGCGACAAGTTTGCTACAGGAAGTCGTAATGGAGAAATTAGACTCTGGGATCAAAATGGTGATTTACTCAGAACCATAGAAGCCCATAGAGATGCGATTTGGGGGGTCAGTTTCAGCCCTGATGGGGAGACACTAGCCTCAGTGAGTACGGATACAACAGTCAAAATTTGGAAGACAAACGATGGCATCTTACTGACAACCCTTAATGGGCATAGGGATAAAGTGGGTGCAGTTTGTTTCAATTCCGATGGTCAGATACTTGCTTCAGCCAGTGACGAGGGAACTGTGAGGCTTTGGAGACCAAATGGCAGTAAGCTCAAAGGCTTAGACGACCATCATACTGGCTCAGTTTATGCCGTAAGGTTTAACCCTAAGCAACCAATGATTGCCACGACAAGTGGGCAGGGGCAATTAATACTTTGGAGTCAAGACGGGAGGTTATTAAGAAATTGGGAAAAAGGACATAATGGAACTATTACCGCATTAGATTTTAGCCCCAATGGCAGAATGTTTGTAACGGCTGCTGGAGATAGAGAAGTTAAAGTTTGGAAATTAGATGATGATAAAGATAAGCAAGATTTTCACGCGCATAATTTAGGCAACCATACAGGCGAAAGTCATCTGCCAACAGTTTTTGGAGTGAGTTTTAGTTCTGACAACCAAACCATTTTACTTGGGAGCGGCAGTCCAGAGGGGAAAGGATATCTAGAACTTTGTGATTCTGAAAGTATGTCGTGCAGAATTATTCGAGAATATGATTATCAAGTATTGGCTGTTTGTTTTAGCCCAGATGGTCAGATGTTTGCTTTGGGTAAAGGAGATGGAAGTGTTGAACTCTGGAGAAAGGAAGAAGACAACTTCAAATTGCTAAGAAACTTTAATCAGCATGATAATCTAGTTCTTGTAGTTTGTTTCAGTCCAGATGGTAAGTTATTAGCAACAGGGAGTGCTGATAAAACCGTCAAGCTATGGCAAATAGATAACATTTTGAACAATACGAACAGCATAACTGTTACTCCGACCAAGATTTTTGCACATACAGACCAAGTAACTGCCGTTCGTTTTAGCCCAAATGATGATATGATTGCCACAGCCAGTAATGATAAGACGGTCAAACTCTGGAATCTAGACGGCAATTTGAAAAAAACTTTACACGGACATAATGATCAGATTAATGCACTAGATTTTAGTACTGACGGTCAAACCCTTGCCTCAGGAAGCAATGACAAGACAGTCATTCTGTGGGATTTGAAGCTAGAGTTAGGGCTAGATCAACTAATTGATTATGGATGCGAATGGATTTCAGATTACTTGACGAATAATCCTAATGTTAGTGAGAGCGATCGCCAACTTCTCTGTCTAGAAAATTTCCCCAATCTGAAATACGATTCCCAGAAGTGGATTTAG
- a CDS encoding DUF1392 family protein translates to MIDNINALQTSWYLSPPWRGTIPPVEVNLLERVYLRTTRTFGYCCGMQWKHECWIYSIDCGKEILHATQNQMGATRFCEVLKSGTYIACFRMRSQLKNQILLRI, encoded by the coding sequence ATGATTGACAACATTAACGCACTTCAAACAAGTTGGTATCTTTCTCCACCTTGGCGTGGAACAATTCCACCTGTTGAGGTCAATTTACTGGAGAGAGTATACCTCAGAACCACGAGAACATTTGGCTATTGCTGTGGAATGCAATGGAAACACGAATGTTGGATTTATTCAATTGATTGTGGAAAAGAAATCCTCCACGCTACACAGAACCAAATGGGAGCAACGCGATTTTGTGAGGTGCTAAAATCTGGGACGTATATAGCTTGTTTCAGGATGCGATCGCAACTAAAAAACCAGATTTTGTTGAGAATATAG
- a CDS encoding alpha-ketoglutarate-dependent dioxygenase AlkB family protein — protein MQQLNLFAESTPVLPITYYPDFLSQELANELYQHCLKLEWQQNQIRIAGKTMPVPRLECLYGDKGCDYLYSNSVFLKPLTWTDNLANLRDRITTLTGYKFRIVIGNQYRSGQDSIGWHSDNEESMGYQPAIASVSLGSCRKFQIKPRNGRPTDFWLEHGSLLVMHPGCQSTHLHQVPKTNKVVSTRINLTFRPHTGGNR, from the coding sequence ATGCAACAACTCAATTTATTTGCTGAATCAACCCCAGTTTTACCCATCACTTATTATCCCGATTTCTTAAGCCAGGAACTTGCCAATGAACTCTACCAACACTGCTTAAAACTGGAGTGGCAGCAGAATCAAATCAGGATCGCGGGTAAAACAATGCCCGTCCCTCGCCTGGAATGCCTGTACGGTGACAAAGGCTGTGACTATCTTTACTCGAACAGCGTATTTTTGAAACCCCTGACTTGGACAGATAATCTGGCTAACTTGCGGGACAGAATCACTACGTTAACTGGCTACAAGTTCCGTATCGTCATCGGTAATCAGTATCGCAGTGGACAGGACAGCATCGGCTGGCACTCTGACAACGAGGAATCGATGGGATATCAGCCAGCGATCGCATCAGTAAGCCTGGGGTCATGTCGCAAGTTTCAAATCAAACCGAGAAATGGCAGACCAACGGATTTCTGGCTGGAACACGGCAGCTTACTTGTGATGCACCCAGGCTGTCAATCAACTCATCTGCATCAGGTTCCAAAAACCAACAAAGTTGTTAGCACACGAATCAATCTCACATTCAGACCGCACACAGGCGGGAACAGATAA
- a CDS encoding helix-turn-helix domain-containing protein has translation MPVLVKLKKTREAKGLSQNELARKTGYSLQNIQKIEQGRAASITFDALGRFCEVLECQPGDILEWRPNNIDDKTGHSSNDEVLKTASEEVEGKSESPKSTKRQPHMIVIDANRGAA, from the coding sequence ATGCCTGTGCTTGTAAAACTGAAAAAGACAAGAGAAGCTAAAGGCTTGTCTCAAAATGAGCTAGCGAGGAAAACTGGTTACAGTCTGCAAAATATTCAAAAAATTGAACAAGGAAGAGCTGCCTCAATTACATTTGATGCCTTGGGGAGATTTTGCGAAGTACTTGAATGTCAGCCTGGAGATATTTTGGAATGGCGGCCAAACAATATTGATGACAAAACTGGGCACTCATCAAATGATGAGGTGTTAAAAACTGCTTCAGAGGAAGTAGAAGGAAAAAGTGAGTCGCCAAAATCAACAAAACGTCAACCACACATGATTGTCATTGATGCCAACAGAGGTGCGGCATGA
- a CDS encoding plasmid replication protein, CyRepA1 family codes for MRIIESDSQVKHLQEWLNSGVDEEITALNVRSLYGTTPHEYLLYSPKISRRNDGRLRDRDLKKYQHIELGGWWCSGVDPLNDYVLMMWGCFKPDHPRRDRQKIHKFIKYEHPYREETRAFFLLVPNRIWVKVSNRSGIPITEEDLQHPGGFWHWVWRHNVPVTIVEGVKKAGALLTAGYAAIAIPGVNAGYRTPQDEYGTATCVERSRNIGKPSLIPDLKHFATQGRQVNICFDQDNKPETVQRVRTAISRMGRLLVNEGCSLRVIDLPLGASKGVDDFIVAHGQSAFDALYNTAVALELWEIKLFTLLTYPPAIALNQRFLDHLLVPEGEKLIILKAPKGSGKTQWLSTEVAKAHDLGRRVLIITHRIQLGEALCDRFGVNYVTEVRTSGTGTLLGYGVCVDSLHQESQARFNPNDWSNDVIIIDECDQVFWHLLNSGTEVAKRRVSVLKNLKQLVQNVLGSEHGKIYLSSADVSDTDVKYVLSLAGEYRVNPFVIVNNYRHVAGNCYNYSGSNPKNLIAALDKAIAKGGHHLLCCSAQKAKSKWGTQALEERFRRKFPHLRILRIDSESVADPSHAAMGCISHLNEILTEYDLVIASPSLETGVSIDIEGHFDGVWGIFQGVQPVNSVRQMLARVRETVDRHIWVREWGMSVVGNGSTTIGGLLRSQHVATQANIALLSAADNADLSYIDQNFQPESLQTWGKRGSVINVEMRRYRESVLAGLVEDGYTIIDASDASDDETGAVIESVKAASVELYAAECEA; via the coding sequence ATGCGTATAATCGAGTCTGATTCTCAAGTAAAACATTTACAAGAATGGCTCAACAGTGGAGTTGACGAAGAAATCACTGCCCTGAATGTACGTTCGCTCTACGGCACAACACCCCACGAATATCTCCTCTACAGTCCCAAAATCTCCCGTCGCAACGATGGACGATTACGCGATCGCGATTTGAAAAAATACCAACACATCGAACTAGGCGGCTGGTGGTGCAGTGGTGTTGACCCCCTCAACGACTATGTACTGATGATGTGGGGCTGCTTTAAACCCGACCATCCCCGAAGAGATCGCCAGAAAATTCACAAATTCATCAAGTATGAACACCCATATAGAGAAGAGACACGCGCTTTCTTCCTCTTAGTGCCAAATCGCATTTGGGTGAAAGTCTCTAATCGTAGCGGCATCCCCATCACCGAAGAAGATTTACAGCATCCTGGTGGTTTCTGGCACTGGGTTTGGCGGCACAACGTACCAGTGACAATCGTGGAAGGTGTCAAAAAAGCGGGGGCGTTATTGACTGCGGGTTATGCAGCGATCGCTATCCCCGGTGTCAACGCTGGATACCGCACCCCCCAAGATGAGTACGGTACTGCCACTTGTGTTGAGCGTAGTCGAAACATTGGTAAGCCATCCCTCATCCCCGACTTGAAACATTTTGCAACACAGGGGAGACAGGTTAACATTTGCTTTGACCAGGACAATAAACCCGAAACTGTACAGCGAGTCAGAACCGCTATCAGTCGCATGGGACGGCTGCTGGTAAATGAAGGTTGTTCGCTGCGAGTGATTGATTTACCGTTAGGGGCTTCTAAAGGGGTTGATGATTTTATCGTTGCTCATGGTCAGTCGGCATTTGACGCACTCTACAACACCGCCGTTGCACTGGAGTTATGGGAAATCAAGCTGTTTACTCTGCTGACTTATCCGCCTGCGATCGCTCTCAACCAAAGATTCTTGGATCACTTGCTTGTACCAGAGGGTGAAAAACTGATTATCCTCAAGGCTCCCAAAGGTAGTGGTAAAACCCAATGGCTGTCTACTGAGGTGGCCAAAGCCCATGACCTTGGACGCAGGGTGTTAATCATCACCCATCGGATTCAACTTGGTGAGGCATTATGCGATCGCTTCGGTGTTAACTATGTGACTGAAGTCCGCACTTCGGGAACAGGTACATTATTAGGATACGGGGTGTGTGTAGACTCCCTGCATCAAGAGAGCCAGGCGCGATTCAATCCCAATGACTGGTCAAATGATGTCATTATTATTGATGAATGTGACCAAGTTTTCTGGCATTTACTTAACTCTGGTACGGAGGTTGCTAAACGTCGGGTATCGGTTCTAAAAAACCTGAAACAACTAGTACAAAATGTTCTCGGTAGCGAACACGGCAAGATTTACCTATCAAGTGCTGATGTTTCCGATACTGATGTCAAATACGTTCTTTCTCTTGCTGGAGAATATCGGGTTAATCCATTCGTTATCGTCAACAACTATCGCCACGTTGCCGGAAACTGTTACAACTATTCTGGCAGTAACCCGAAGAATCTCATCGCCGCACTGGACAAAGCGATAGCCAAAGGAGGGCATCATCTATTGTGTTGCTCTGCTCAAAAGGCAAAGTCCAAATGGGGAACCCAGGCACTTGAGGAACGTTTTCGTCGCAAATTCCCACATCTGCGAATCCTCAGAATTGACAGCGAATCTGTTGCAGACCCCTCTCATGCTGCTATGGGGTGTATTTCTCACCTGAACGAAATTCTGACCGAGTATGATTTAGTTATCGCCTCACCCAGTCTTGAAACTGGGGTATCCATCGACATTGAAGGACACTTTGATGGTGTATGGGGGATTTTTCAGGGTGTGCAGCCGGTTAACTCCGTGCGGCAGATGTTGGCAAGGGTTAGGGAAACTGTTGACCGTCACATTTGGGTTAGAGAGTGGGGGATGTCGGTTGTGGGCAATGGTTCCACAACGATAGGAGGATTGCTCAGAAGTCAACACGTCGCAACACAAGCGAACATTGCGCTGTTGTCGGCGGCGGATAATGCGGATTTGAGCTATATTGATCAGAATTTTCAGCCCGAATCCCTACAGACTTGGGGTAAGCGTGGTTCTGTTATTAACGTCGAGATGCGGCGCTATCGGGAATCGGTGCTTGCGGGTTTGGTCGAAGATGGTTACACCATTATCGATGCCTCGGATGCATCGGATGATGAGACTGGCGCAGTAATCGAGTCGGTTAAGGCGGCATCTGTTGAATTGTATGCTGCGGAGTGTGAAGCGTAG
- a CDS encoding KilA-N domain-containing protein — MPQDGEIGKYVVPKGYVNASQMCKANGKFLADYTKLKSTKQYLQALSNDMKILISLLVIDIQGYGSEQSTWIHPEIAIDLARWVSVEFRIWANRTLMKVMLSTQVEQVLQQEPPHTLAPSHEAAQLAMMLGEFAGLDKSLTAQLAVNAATKVNPALKPAADELKTAIAVTNVSEDAFLNPTQIGEVVGMSARAVNHCLLNSGLQYRTDDKKIPYRPTESGKQWGRMVPAVAKSSNQTVFQLRWLPEIVKVISQ; from the coding sequence ATGCCCCAAGATGGGGAAATAGGTAAATATGTTGTACCCAAGGGCTACGTGAATGCAAGTCAAATGTGCAAAGCTAACGGGAAATTCTTAGCTGATTACACGAAGCTCAAGTCTACAAAGCAGTATTTGCAAGCACTTTCTAACGATATGAAGATCCTCATATCGTTATTGGTGATAGATATCCAGGGATACGGAAGTGAGCAAAGCACTTGGATTCATCCAGAAATCGCCATTGATTTAGCTCGGTGGGTTTCTGTTGAATTCCGCATCTGGGCCAACAGAACTTTAATGAAAGTGATGCTCTCAACCCAAGTAGAGCAAGTATTACAGCAGGAACCACCACATACATTAGCTCCATCGCACGAAGCCGCACAGTTAGCAATGATGTTGGGGGAATTTGCTGGACTAGACAAATCCCTCACTGCCCAGTTAGCAGTTAATGCCGCCACCAAAGTTAACCCCGCACTTAAGCCAGCAGCAGATGAACTAAAAACTGCGATCGCAGTTACAAATGTTTCTGAAGATGCATTTCTCAACCCAACACAAATCGGTGAGGTAGTGGGAATGTCTGCACGGGCTGTTAACCACTGCTTACTAAATTCGGGACTGCAATACAGAACTGATGATAAGAAAATTCCCTATCGTCCTACTGAATCAGGCAAGCAATGGGGTCGCATGGTTCCCGCAGTCGCCAAATCTTCAAATCAAACTGTTTTTCAACTGCGGTGGTTGCCCGAAATAGTAAAAGTCATCTCTCAATAA